The Apium graveolens cultivar Ventura chromosome 11, ASM990537v1, whole genome shotgun sequence genome has a window encoding:
- the LOC141695552 gene encoding uncharacterized protein LOC141695552 yields the protein MPPFEALYGRRCRVPSCWDELGERVIEGPELVRITNEKVSPCKGVKRFGMKGKLSPGYVGHFDVMEKVGKVSYRVVLPPQLSPVYNVFHVSVLRGYKYHPLHVVQYPLHKIREDLSCDEEAEAILARQERVLRKNTIPLMKVLWKNNSEREATWEVQESVHEKYPYLFDSGTSI from the exons atgccaccatttgaggcTTTGTATGGTAGGAGATGTAGGGTaccatcttgttgggatgagCTTGGTGAGAGAGTCATTGAAGGGCCGGAGTTGGTTAGAATCACTAATGAGAAG GTATCGCCTTGTAAGGGTGTAAAACGTTTTGGTATGAAAGGAAAGCTTAGTCCGGGATATGTTGGACATTTTGATGTTATGGAGAAGGTGGGGAAAGTTTCTTATAGAGTTGTGTTACCACCACAACTATCTCCTGTgtataatgtgtttcatgtgtcggTTTTAAGGGGTTACAAATATCATCCACTACACGTAGTTCAGTATCCATTGCATAAGATTCGAGAGGATCTTTCCTGTGATGAggaagctgaggctatcttagctcgaCAGGAGCGAGTTTTGAGGAAAAACACCATTCCGCTTATGAAAGTCTTGTGGAAAAATAATTCCGAGAGAGAGGCTACTTGGGAAGTACAAGAATCTGTTCATGAGAAATATCCATATTTATTCGATTCAGGCACGAGTATTTAG